In a genomic window of Roseiflexus castenholzii DSM 13941:
- a CDS encoding ABC transporter ATP-binding protein, producing MIPLRRSLTFLKPYWRLSVGAFISLTLAAVANLVTPQVLRMLIDQGIAERNTNALVWLAAALVGIALVRGMFSFTSGFWSEKASQAVAYDLRNTLFAKIQGLSFSYHDRAQTGQLMTRITSDVEQVRTFIGMGLLQLLNAAALIIGCIGAMLLMNWQLALLVLLTVPLMVGVIGFFMNVVRPLFDQIQQRLGALNTALQENLAGVRVVQAFAREPYEWQRYNRLNQRLLDANLQSIRAMSLTFPLIFFIGNLGTLAVIWFGGYQVIGGALTIGELVAFNTYLALLIMPLMMLGMIMAQITRAAVSAERIFEVLDVENEVHDRPGARPLPPIKGQVAFERVWFGYGVRADGHAAPDGRHPIREEKYILKDVSFVAEPGQTVAILGKTGAGKSTIINLIPRFYDVTHGRVTIDGIDVRDVTLESLRAQIGIVLQDTTLFSGSVRENIAYGRPDASDAEVEAAACAAQAHEFIMALPNGYHTIIGERGVGLSGGQKQRIAIARALLRDPRILILDDSTSSVDAETEYQIQLALERLMEGRTSFVIAQRISTVRRADLILLLDNGRVVAQGTHEALLATSALYGEIIDSQFGGVREEVETAEVEG from the coding sequence ATGATTCCACTTCGCCGTTCGTTGACCTTCCTGAAGCCGTATTGGAGATTATCGGTTGGCGCGTTTATCAGCCTGACGCTCGCGGCCGTCGCCAATCTGGTTACGCCGCAGGTGCTGCGCATGCTGATCGATCAGGGAATCGCAGAACGCAATACCAACGCACTGGTGTGGCTGGCGGCGGCGCTGGTGGGAATTGCGCTCGTGCGCGGTATGTTCAGTTTCACGTCTGGCTTCTGGTCCGAAAAGGCGTCGCAGGCGGTCGCCTACGATCTGCGCAACACGCTCTTCGCCAAAATCCAGGGGTTGAGTTTCTCGTACCACGACCGGGCGCAAACCGGGCAGTTGATGACGCGCATTACCAGCGATGTCGAGCAGGTGCGCACCTTCATCGGCATGGGGTTGTTGCAACTGTTGAATGCTGCGGCGTTGATTATTGGCTGCATTGGCGCAATGCTGCTGATGAACTGGCAACTGGCGCTGCTCGTGTTGTTGACCGTTCCGTTGATGGTCGGAGTCATCGGCTTCTTCATGAACGTTGTGCGGCCGCTCTTCGATCAGATTCAGCAGCGTCTCGGCGCACTCAACACGGCACTCCAGGAGAATCTGGCCGGTGTGCGGGTGGTGCAGGCGTTTGCGCGTGAACCATACGAGTGGCAGCGTTACAATCGCCTGAATCAGCGCCTGCTCGACGCCAACCTGCAATCGATCCGCGCGATGTCGCTGACATTCCCGCTTATCTTTTTCATCGGCAACCTGGGTACCCTGGCGGTGATCTGGTTTGGCGGGTATCAGGTGATCGGCGGCGCACTGACGATTGGCGAACTGGTAGCGTTCAATACCTACCTGGCGTTGCTCATCATGCCGCTGATGATGCTGGGGATGATCATGGCGCAGATCACACGCGCGGCGGTCAGCGCTGAGCGCATCTTCGAGGTGCTCGATGTCGAGAACGAAGTCCACGACCGCCCCGGCGCCCGCCCGTTGCCGCCTATCAAAGGGCAAGTCGCGTTCGAACGCGTCTGGTTTGGCTATGGCGTGCGAGCCGATGGTCACGCTGCGCCTGATGGACGTCACCCGATCCGCGAGGAGAAGTACATTCTCAAGGATGTCTCGTTTGTTGCCGAACCGGGGCAGACGGTCGCTATTCTGGGAAAAACCGGCGCCGGCAAGAGCACAATTATCAACCTGATCCCCCGTTTCTATGATGTCACCCATGGACGGGTCACGATTGACGGGATCGATGTGCGCGATGTGACACTGGAGAGCCTGCGGGCGCAGATCGGGATTGTGTTGCAGGATACAACGCTCTTCAGCGGCAGCGTGCGCGAAAATATCGCCTATGGTCGCCCTGATGCGAGTGATGCCGAGGTCGAAGCGGCGGCGTGCGCTGCGCAGGCGCACGAGTTCATTATGGCGTTGCCGAATGGATACCACACCATCATCGGTGAACGCGGCGTTGGGCTGTCGGGCGGACAGAAGCAGCGGATCGCCATCGCGCGCGCCCTTCTGCGCGATCCGCGCATTCTGATCCTCGACGACAGCACCTCTTCGGTCGATGCCGAAACCGAATATCAGATTCAACTGGCGCTCGAACGGTTGATGGAAGGGCGCACCTCATTTGTGATTGCGCAACGAATTAGCACGGTGCGTCGCGCCGACCTGATCCTGCTGCTGGACAACGGGCGCGTTGTCGCGCAAGGAACGCACGAAGCGTTGCTGGCAACCAGTGCGCTCTACGGTGAGATCATCGACTCGCAGTTCGGCGGGGTGCGAGAGGAAGTCGAGACGGCGGAGGTTGAAGGGTGA
- a CDS encoding MarR family winged helix-turn-helix transcriptional regulator: protein MAPSAYECAVLLLDTVPGVMRSIGSAMRQRHGSDDMPTMGQMRMLAMLAARPWSLSELAAAHQVTPSSMSRTVDVLVQRTWVERTTAPDDRRKVVLRLTPAGYAAHIAIRDAAREAAARLIEQLDERQRVHLHEGLSALRELVDHACSMPIEPVSGETR, encoded by the coding sequence ATGGCTCCTTCCGCTTACGAATGCGCTGTGCTGCTGCTCGACACTGTTCCTGGCGTCATGCGCTCCATCGGGAGCGCAATGCGTCAACGGCACGGCTCCGATGATATGCCGACGATGGGGCAGATGCGCATGCTGGCCATGCTGGCGGCGCGCCCGTGGAGTCTGAGCGAACTTGCTGCGGCACATCAGGTGACGCCCTCATCAATGTCGCGCACGGTGGATGTGCTGGTGCAGCGCACGTGGGTGGAGCGCACAACCGCGCCAGACGACCGACGGAAGGTGGTGCTGCGCCTGACCCCTGCCGGTTATGCCGCACATATCGCCATCCGCGACGCAGCCAGGGAAGCCGCTGCACGCCTGATCGAACAACTCGATGAACGCCAGCGCGTGCATCTCCACGAAGGATTGAGCGCGTTGCGCGAACTGGTCGATCATGCCTGCTCGATGCCGATTGAGCCAGTATCAGGAGAGACCCGATGA
- a CDS encoding glycosyltransferase family 39 protein, with product MMSVLTIRVRQITSRVCADRGLLALMALFALLLPLATPRVYATDEVQYYVYLRSLRFDGDLDFANDYRRFAELNPRSGIEGSLLQPNRIRPVTGLYGNIAPVGAAIVWAPFFLLADALVHLANLFGAGIPADGFSAPYIYAVCYASALYGLLGVLLSYRLARRFASGFAATLASATIWLASPLVFYMYVQMPFAHATGLFLTALFLTIWYETREWGRSEAEAERERGWRGWLALGLVGGLMTMTREQLGLFLLAPVIEALWRYARLVQNGGAATSGTGADGGRSDTGRSGPQPRLYRAFGRLALRHALFIATFAVAITPQLLVYQILNGAPRPAGEVSGKINWCSPHFIDTLIDFNPAPDFWCPDASDFTATFPPFSRGALVWSPALGLGLIGMTLLWRRDRLLTVALTMTFLAQTWINGAFGTTWHLTGAFGFRRLIECTPIFVVGLALLNDALIRRIGRFGILLPAVILIAWNFGLVLNATIFNAETNLRRGLTWPDVWRWQMEAPLRALRLAGDLLFRRCRFFENQTCE from the coding sequence ATGATGTCGGTATTGACCATTCGCGTCAGGCAAATAACCTCGCGCGTCTGCGCTGATCGCGGTCTGCTGGCGCTCATGGCGCTGTTTGCGCTGTTGTTACCGCTGGCGACCCCGCGGGTCTATGCGACCGATGAGGTGCAATATTACGTCTATCTGCGCTCGCTTCGCTTCGACGGCGACCTCGATTTTGCCAACGATTACCGCCGCTTTGCAGAACTGAATCCGCGATCAGGCATCGAGGGGAGTCTGCTCCAACCCAACCGCATCCGCCCCGTAACCGGGTTGTACGGCAACATTGCGCCGGTTGGCGCGGCGATCGTGTGGGCGCCGTTCTTTCTGCTGGCAGATGCGCTGGTGCATCTCGCCAATCTGTTCGGTGCAGGCATTCCCGCGGATGGATTTTCGGCGCCGTATATCTATGCCGTCTGTTATGCCTCGGCGCTTTATGGGTTGCTGGGGGTGCTGCTCTCCTATCGCCTGGCGCGCCGCTTTGCGTCGGGCTTTGCAGCAACTCTTGCAAGCGCGACAATCTGGCTGGCGTCGCCGCTGGTGTTCTACATGTATGTTCAGATGCCGTTCGCGCATGCTACCGGTCTGTTTCTCACAGCGCTGTTCCTGACGATCTGGTACGAAACGCGAGAATGGGGACGCAGCGAAGCGGAAGCAGAACGAGAGCGCGGATGGCGGGGATGGCTGGCGCTTGGGCTGGTCGGTGGGTTGATGACAATGACCCGTGAGCAATTGGGGTTGTTTCTGCTGGCGCCGGTGATCGAGGCGCTCTGGCGCTATGCGCGTCTCGTGCAGAACGGCGGGGCAGCTACGAGTGGAACGGGGGCGGACGGGGGCAGGTCCGACACGGGCAGGAGCGGGCCTCAGCCCCGCCTGTATAGGGCGTTTGGACGCCTGGCGTTGCGCCACGCGCTGTTTATCGCTACATTTGCCGTGGCAATCACGCCGCAACTCCTTGTCTATCAGATCCTCAACGGCGCGCCGCGCCCGGCGGGTGAAGTGAGCGGTAAGATCAATTGGTGCAGCCCGCATTTTATCGATACTCTGATCGACTTCAATCCTGCGCCGGATTTCTGGTGTCCTGACGCGAGCGATTTCACCGCTACCTTTCCGCCGTTCAGCCGTGGCGCGCTCGTCTGGAGTCCAGCGCTCGGTCTGGGACTGATCGGAATGACGCTGCTCTGGCGCCGGGATCGCCTGTTGACGGTTGCGCTTACGATGACGTTTCTGGCACAGACCTGGATTAATGGCGCGTTTGGGACCACCTGGCACCTGACCGGCGCCTTCGGCTTTCGGCGATTGATTGAATGTACCCCAATCTTTGTCGTTGGGCTGGCGCTCTTGAATGATGCGCTCATCCGACGGATTGGCAGATTCGGCATTCTTTTGCCTGCCGTTATTTTGATTGCCTGGAACTTTGGTCTGGTACTGAACGCGACCATTTTCAATGCCGAGACAAACCTGCGGCGCGGGTTGACCTGGCCCGATGTGTGGCGCTGGCAGATGGAAGCGCCGCTCCGCGCTCTCAGGCTGGCCGGCGATCTGCTGTTTCGTCGCTGCCGGTTCTTCGAGAATCAGACGTGTGAGTGA
- a CDS encoding putative quinol monooxygenase: MIVLVARYVCKPGLGDAVEEALSRMAALVRRNEPGCLLYHCCRSQENPDVFLLYEQYATHAALAAHRDTPHFQKIIEGEIVPMLEKREREFYSLIS, translated from the coding sequence ATGATCGTCCTGGTGGCACGCTATGTCTGCAAACCCGGTCTGGGTGACGCCGTCGAGGAGGCGCTGAGCCGGATGGCGGCGCTGGTACGGCGGAACGAGCCGGGATGTCTGCTCTACCACTGCTGCCGATCTCAGGAAAACCCTGATGTATTTCTTCTGTATGAGCAGTATGCAACACACGCGGCGCTTGCAGCACACCGCGATACGCCGCACTTTCAGAAGATCATCGAGGGTGAGATCGTTCCAATGCTGGAAAAACGCGAGCGCGAATTCTACTCGTTGATTTCCTGA